The proteins below are encoded in one region of Acidimicrobiales bacterium:
- a CDS encoding Gfo/Idh/MocA family oxidoreductase, whose amino-acid sequence MSAPDRPDTGGAVGGGGGGGALGAVVVGTGFGCYSHVRALHHAGVEVRALVGRDPAKTAERARLFEVPRACATLAEALGAVDVDAVTIATPPHTHAPLALEAIAAGKHVLCEKPFARNTAEGRAVLAAAQQEGIVHLLGTEFRYDAGQALLADAVRAGLVGAPRIATWLMHVPMLADPGAQLPEWWADADAGGGWLGAHGSQLIDQIRVTLGEFEGVSASVIHVVERPMTADDGFVIHFRMRTGCVGVLQSTASDRGIIVETRVTGSTGSAWIEGVGDTVRVADASGVRRLPVPDDLRGDPAPPLPDGAVTTTYEQMITFGVEYGPYTRLAAAFRDRILGRPAAGPQPATFADGVAQMAVLDAVRHSARAGGAWTEVAPV is encoded by the coding sequence ATGAGCGCCCCGGACCGCCCCGACACCGGCGGCGCGGTCGGTGGTGGTGGTGGTGGCGGCGCGCTCGGCGCGGTCGTCGTCGGGACCGGCTTCGGGTGCTACTCGCACGTGCGCGCCCTGCACCACGCCGGGGTGGAGGTACGCGCCCTGGTGGGGCGCGACCCGGCGAAGACGGCCGAGCGCGCCCGCCTGTTCGAGGTGCCACGCGCCTGCGCGACGCTGGCCGAGGCGCTCGGGGCGGTCGACGTGGACGCTGTCACCATCGCGACTCCCCCGCACACGCACGCCCCGCTGGCCCTGGAAGCCATCGCCGCGGGGAAGCACGTGCTGTGCGAGAAGCCCTTCGCCCGCAACACGGCCGAGGGGCGGGCCGTGCTGGCGGCGGCGCAACAGGAGGGGATCGTTCACCTGCTGGGGACGGAGTTCCGCTACGACGCCGGGCAGGCGCTGCTCGCCGACGCCGTGCGCGCCGGCCTCGTCGGGGCGCCCCGGATCGCCACGTGGCTCATGCACGTCCCGATGCTCGCCGACCCGGGGGCGCAGCTCCCCGAGTGGTGGGCCGACGCCGACGCCGGCGGCGGATGGCTGGGCGCCCACGGCTCACAGCTCATCGACCAGATCCGCGTCACCCTCGGGGAGTTCGAGGGCGTGAGCGCGTCGGTCATCCACGTCGTCGAACGGCCCATGACCGCCGACGACGGCTTCGTCATCCACTTCCGCATGCGCACCGGGTGTGTGGGCGTGCTCCAGAGCACGGCCTCGGACCGGGGCATCATCGTGGAGACCAGGGTCACGGGCTCCACCGGCTCGGCCTGGATCGAAGGCGTGGGCGACACCGTCCGGGTCGCCGACGCCTCGGGCGTGCGCCGCCTCCCGGTGCCCGACGACCTGCGCGGCGACCCCGCCCCGCCCCTGCCCGACGGGGCCGTCACGACCACCTACGAACAGATGATCACCTTCGGCGTCGAGTACGGCCCCTATACCCGGTTGGCGGCCGCCTTCCGCGACCGCATCCTGGGCCGGCCGGCGGCGGGGCCCCAGCCCGCGACCTTCGCGGACGGCGTCGCCCAGATGGCGGTCCTCGACGCCGTGCGCCATTCGGCCCGGGCCGGGGGCGCCTGGACGGAGGTGGCGCCCGTGTGA
- a CDS encoding RDD family protein → MPDTPPTDDPVSPIPGERPDGEGPGTSPEPAPAPPSPPDYPPPAPPDYPPPGYPPSPPPGYPPPPLYPNGHPPPAPQAPGYPPPAAGGWAQPPPGGFPPPPPPPGYGAAYGGPYGAPQGAPQWSPGYTVPVSPFASYGARVGGWLIDWLITSVIGAVVLLPLHAVRQSVVVNGSRFNVSGRGVAISALIVVIYATVFIGWRGQTPGMMAVRARAVDAAGGGGIGYGRALGRVVFEYLLAVVLFLPWIVDMLFPLWDQRRQTLHDKVTNTVVVKT, encoded by the coding sequence ATGCCTGACACCCCCCCTACCGACGATCCTGTGTCCCCGATCCCCGGCGAGCGACCCGACGGGGAGGGGCCCGGCACCTCCCCCGAACCGGCGCCTGCACCCCCGTCTCCACCGGACTACCCGCCCCCGGCGCCACCGGACTACCCGCCGCCGGGGTACCCGCCATCCCCACCACCCGGCTACCCGCCCCCTCCCCTCTACCCGAACGGCCACCCGCCGCCGGCACCGCAGGCGCCCGGCTACCCGCCACCCGCCGCCGGCGGTTGGGCGCAGCCCCCGCCGGGCGGCTTCCCGCCCCCCCCACCGCCACCCGGATACGGTGCGGCGTACGGCGGGCCCTACGGCGCACCCCAGGGCGCGCCGCAGTGGAGCCCCGGGTACACGGTCCCCGTATCACCCTTCGCCAGCTACGGGGCGCGCGTGGGCGGGTGGCTGATCGACTGGCTGATCACCAGCGTGATCGGCGCGGTCGTGCTCCTCCCTCTGCACGCCGTGCGCCAGAGCGTGGTCGTCAACGGGTCGCGGTTCAACGTCTCCGGTCGGGGGGTCGCCATCTCGGCGCTCATCGTCGTCATCTACGCCACGGTGTTCATCGGATGGCGCGGCCAGACGCCGGGCATGATGGCGGTGCGGGCACGGGCGGTCGACGCCGCCGGCGGTGGAGGGATCGGGTACGGGCGGGCGCTGGGCCGCGTCGTGTTCGAGTACCTCCTCGCCGTCGTCCTGTTCCTCCCGTGGATCGTGGACATGCTGTTCCCCCTCTGGGACCAGCGCCGCCAGACCCTTCACGACAAGGTCACCAACACCGTCGTCGTGAAGACGTGA